A DNA window from bacterium contains the following coding sequences:
- a CDS encoding SLBB domain-containing protein, which produces MRKAVIAFGLILIFVVSMSGVASAQQMGATGTLIGTGGERGAQYYIGSQNELLMAVNVWGLVAKPGQYLVPSTTDLMTLISVAGGPLPKARLDNVRVIRSSSSGSEVLTINIKRYLKTGDERIIPKLQPGDTVIIAGSLGELTSQIVSIIAQLAMVANVYYVFFVK; this is translated from the coding sequence TTGCGTAAAGCGGTAATTGCATTCGGGCTAATCCTGATTTTCGTGGTTTCGATGTCGGGTGTTGCTTCCGCTCAACAGATGGGAGCTACCGGCACTTTGATCGGAACCGGTGGTGAGCGCGGCGCCCAATACTACATCGGCAGTCAGAACGAATTGTTGATGGCTGTTAATGTCTGGGGACTGGTCGCTAAACCAGGTCAATACTTAGTACCATCTACCACCGATCTAATGACTTTGATCTCGGTAGCCGGTGGTCCGTTACCGAAAGCACGTCTGGACAATGTTCGTGTGATTCGATCCTCGTCATCGGGCTCAGAAGTATTGACAATCAACATTAAGCGTTATCTTAAAACGGGTGACGAACGGATCATTCCGAAGTTACAACCGGGCGACACAGTCATAATTGCCGGTTCGCTCGGAGAGTTAACCAGTCAAATTGTATCGATCATCGCACAATTGGCAATGGTTGCGAACGTTTACTACGTGTTCTTCGTCAAATAA